One Pseudomonas rhizophila DNA window includes the following coding sequences:
- a CDS encoding exonuclease SbcCD subunit D C-terminal domain-containing protein yields MRLFHTSDWHLGQNLHGQERDFEHACFLDWLLRQLTSEKPDVLLIAGDIFDTVNPPVKAQERLYDFIVSAHEQNANLTIVMIAGNHDSGSRIELPAPLMRRLRTHALGRVLWLDDGQLDVERLLLPLPDAKGKVKAWCLALPFLRPAEVTGAQLGDDYLRGIGQVHEWLIAAANDKRKKGQALIAISHAHMAGGSVSEDSERSLIIGNAEALPASLFGPSISYVALGHLHKPQKVNGEERIRYSGSPIPLSFSEIGYQHQILDITLEGETLVKVEPRLIPRAVNLQRLGPAPLADILVQLKDLPDIDLLADVQRQPWLEVRVRLDEPQPDLRHQVETALQGKAVRLVRIAAEYAGNGGSTNVDDGAALVELDQLSPQELFSRAWQDTYGNEVDEQTLKDFAVLLQDVQMEGEQP; encoded by the coding sequence TTGCGTCTGTTCCACACCTCCGACTGGCACCTTGGGCAAAACCTGCACGGTCAGGAACGCGACTTCGAACACGCCTGTTTCCTTGACTGGCTGCTGCGTCAGTTGACCAGTGAAAAGCCCGACGTGCTGCTGATTGCCGGGGATATCTTCGACACGGTGAACCCGCCGGTCAAAGCCCAGGAGCGGCTGTACGACTTCATCGTCAGTGCCCATGAACAAAACGCCAACCTGACCATTGTGATGATCGCCGGCAACCACGACTCCGGTTCGCGCATCGAACTGCCAGCGCCGCTGATGCGTCGGTTGCGCACCCATGCCCTGGGCCGGGTGTTGTGGCTGGACGACGGGCAATTGGACGTCGAGCGCTTGCTGCTGCCGTTGCCCGACGCCAAGGGCAAGGTCAAGGCCTGGTGCCTGGCCCTGCCATTCCTGCGGCCTGCCGAGGTGACCGGCGCACAACTGGGTGACGATTACCTGCGGGGCATCGGTCAGGTCCATGAATGGCTGATCGCCGCCGCCAACGACAAACGCAAGAAGGGCCAGGCGCTGATCGCCATCAGCCACGCTCACATGGCCGGCGGCTCGGTGTCCGAGGATTCCGAGCGCAGCCTGATCATTGGCAACGCCGAGGCCCTGCCCGCCAGCCTGTTCGGCCCGAGCATCAGCTACGTCGCCCTCGGCCATTTGCACAAACCACAAAAGGTCAACGGCGAAGAGCGCATCCGCTACAGCGGCTCGCCGATTCCATTGTCATTTTCGGAAATCGGTTATCAGCATCAGATTCTCGATATCACCCTGGAAGGCGAAACCCTGGTCAAAGTCGAGCCACGGCTGATTCCCCGGGCCGTCAATCTGCAGCGCCTGGGCCCGGCACCCCTGGCCGATATTCTGGTGCAACTCAAGGACCTGCCGGACATCGACCTGTTGGCCGATGTCCAGCGCCAGCCCTGGCTGGAGGTGCGGGTGCGCCTCGATGAGCCGCAGCCTGACCTGCGCCATCAAGTGGAAACCGCCCTGCAAGGCAAAGCCGTGCGCCTGGTGCGGATCGCCGCCGAATACGCCGGCAACGGCGGCAGCACAAACGTCGATGACGGCGCCGCGTTGGTGGAACTGGATCAGTTGAGCCCGCAGGAATTGTTCAGCCGCGCCTGGCAGGACACCTACGGCAACGAAGTGGACGAACAGACCCTCAAGGATTTTGCCGTGCTGTTGCAAGACGTGCAGATGGAGGGCGAGCAGCCATGA
- a CDS encoding BatD family protein — MTRFTAYLLVLLLWASGTQAVQLTASVDRGRLNSGETVELTLESNDATLFGKPDLSPLQALFEVRGTRQVNQLTTLDGENRATTRWIVTLLPRQSGTVVIPPLQLGEVTSQPITLQVIESETRNEPGKLAPVFIEASLDQTDVYVQAQAILTLRIYHSVSLYDDSSLTPLHIPDARTEQLGESRTYEKVINNVRHGVIELRYGIYPQRSGELMIPAQTFSATLVEPVAQGTAPSGPKPGQLMRVSSEQLRLTVNPKPASYPADVPWLPARSLSLSESWSPEPTHSQVGDSLTRSLTLEAEGLASAQLPPLPATEISGLRRYPDQPVLSSRSSERGLVGSREDREALVPNRSGTIELPPVEVVWWNTREDHLDRTSLPARTLQVANNPSLMVDTPTSTPQIVTIVDSDTLRYWQLSTFILACTTLLGLGLWWRARSQPAILRATQAGPSPRTLLDDLKRACLANDSHATRQALDAWARQQPETLADMAARFVPLSDALDGLNGALYSETGQYWQGEDLWRAIRTIPAAEGFQDPAGDSGLPPLYPK; from the coding sequence ATGACCCGCTTCACCGCCTACCTCCTCGTGTTGCTGCTCTGGGCATCTGGAACCCAGGCCGTACAGTTGACTGCCAGTGTGGATCGCGGGCGCCTGAATTCCGGGGAGACCGTGGAACTGACCCTGGAGTCCAATGACGCCACACTGTTCGGCAAACCCGACCTGAGCCCGCTCCAGGCGCTGTTCGAAGTGCGCGGCACCCGCCAGGTCAACCAACTGACGACTCTTGACGGCGAGAATCGCGCCACCACCCGCTGGATCGTCACCCTGCTGCCGCGCCAAAGTGGCACCGTGGTCATCCCGCCCCTGCAATTGGGCGAAGTGACCAGCCAGCCGATCACCCTGCAAGTGATCGAAAGCGAAACGCGCAATGAGCCGGGCAAACTGGCCCCGGTGTTCATCGAGGCCAGCCTCGACCAGACCGACGTCTATGTGCAGGCACAGGCGATCCTGACCTTGCGCATCTACCATTCGGTGTCGCTGTACGACGACAGCAGCCTGACACCGCTGCACATTCCCGATGCCCGTACCGAGCAACTGGGCGAATCACGCACCTACGAAAAGGTCATCAACAACGTACGCCACGGGGTGATCGAACTGCGCTACGGCATCTACCCCCAGCGCAGCGGCGAATTGATGATCCCGGCCCAGACCTTCAGCGCCACCCTGGTCGAGCCGGTGGCCCAGGGAACCGCGCCGTCGGGGCCCAAGCCCGGCCAGTTGATGCGTGTCAGTTCCGAGCAACTGCGCCTGACCGTCAACCCCAAGCCCGCCAGCTACCCGGCAGATGTGCCCTGGCTGCCGGCGCGCAGCCTTTCCTTGAGCGAGAGCTGGAGCCCGGAGCCAACCCACAGCCAGGTGGGTGACTCCCTGACCCGCAGCCTGACCCTGGAAGCCGAGGGCCTGGCCAGCGCCCAGCTACCGCCCCTGCCAGCCACTGAAATCAGCGGCCTGCGGCGCTACCCCGACCAACCGGTACTCAGCAGTCGCAGCAGCGAGCGCGGTTTGGTGGGCAGCCGTGAAGACCGCGAGGCCCTGGTGCCCAACCGCAGCGGGACCATTGAACTGCCGCCGGTGGAAGTGGTTTGGTGGAACACCCGGGAAGACCACCTGGACCGCACCAGCCTTCCAGCGCGGACCCTGCAAGTGGCGAACAATCCGAGCCTGATGGTGGACACGCCAACAAGCACACCTCAGATTGTGACGATCGTCGACAGCGACACCTTGCGGTATTGGCAATTGAGCACTTTCATCCTGGCCTGCACCACGCTGCTGGGCTTGGGCCTGTGGTGGCGCGCCCGTTCGCAGCCGGCCATCCTGCGCGCGACCCAGGCCGGGCCGAGCCCGCGGACCTTGCTGGACGACCTCAAGCGTGCCTGCCTGGCCAACGACTCCCACGCTACACGCCAGGCGCTGGACGCCTGGGCTCGCCAGCAACCGGAAACCCTGGCCGACATGGCTGCGCGCTTCGTGCCACTGTCCGACGCCCTGGACGGCCTCAACGGCGCGCTCTACAGCGAAACGGGTCAATATTGGCAGGGCGAAGATCTGTGGCGAGCCATTCGTACCATTCCCGCTGCGGAAGGCTTCCAGGACCCGGCCGGCGACAGTGGCTTGCCACCGCTCTACCCCAAGTGA
- a CDS encoding vWA domain-containing protein, translating to MIALWPHWLRPWFLLLLPLLGWLLWHLWHRQKRVGRWQMILPPAFHAVLLSGGNGRESKLPWVALGLGWLLVVLALLGPSWARVEQTSQKPADPLVVVLELTPQMLAADVPPTRLEQARRKVLDLLHSRSDAQTAIIVYSGSAHTLVPLSDDLSTSANLLEALTPSIMPQNGHRADLAVNKAMALLDQSGLGHGRILLIGSSLNEQEREHIRQILDGSATQLLMLGIGTREGAPVTQEDGSYLKDAQGAILVPRLDSPSLKSFLNELDGRYRPARLDDSDLRGLGLLDGPRHLRSDGQTLRLDTWADHGYWLLLPLLLLAACAGRRGWLFCLPWVFMVPQTGHAFELQDLWLRPDQQGQHLLKQKRPAEAAVHFEDHQWQGVALYEAGAYSEAARRFAEGNDARAHYNRGNALAKSGELDAALDAYEQALELQPDLRPAQTNKALVQSLLKEQTAKPAEPEPSESEQPGPAEQAPNANAQAQTSAPGQPSSEATATPEQSQGPQAAQPPGAQDVPGSELPDERTTTPPLRPAAGQRNDEEQRQALEQWLRQIPDNPGELLRRKFWYEQQSHQAQGKTP from the coding sequence ATGATCGCTCTCTGGCCACACTGGTTGCGTCCCTGGTTCCTATTGCTGCTGCCTTTGTTGGGGTGGCTGCTGTGGCACCTGTGGCACCGGCAGAAACGCGTGGGCCGCTGGCAAATGATCCTGCCGCCGGCGTTTCATGCCGTGCTGCTCAGTGGCGGCAACGGCCGCGAAAGCAAACTCCCGTGGGTTGCCCTTGGCCTGGGCTGGCTGTTGGTGGTGCTTGCGCTGCTGGGCCCCAGTTGGGCACGGGTCGAACAGACCAGCCAAAAACCTGCCGATCCGCTGGTGGTGGTGCTGGAACTGACACCGCAAATGCTCGCCGCCGACGTCCCGCCCACGCGTCTGGAACAAGCCCGGCGCAAGGTGCTGGACTTGCTGCATAGCCGCAGCGATGCTCAGACCGCAATCATCGTCTATTCCGGCAGTGCCCATACGCTGGTGCCGCTGTCCGACGACCTGTCCACCAGCGCCAACCTCCTGGAAGCACTCACCCCCTCGATCATGCCCCAGAACGGCCATCGCGCCGACCTGGCGGTCAACAAGGCCATGGCCCTGCTGGATCAGAGCGGACTTGGTCACGGTCGGATCCTGCTGATAGGTTCATCGTTGAACGAACAGGAACGCGAGCATATCCGCCAGATCCTCGATGGATCTGCCACGCAATTGCTGATGCTGGGCATCGGAACACGCGAAGGCGCCCCGGTAACCCAGGAAGATGGCAGTTACCTCAAGGATGCCCAGGGCGCGATTCTGGTACCGCGCCTGGACAGCCCGAGCCTCAAGTCCTTCCTCAATGAGCTGGACGGCCGCTATCGCCCGGCGCGCCTGGACGATAGCGACCTGCGTGGCCTGGGGCTGCTGGACGGCCCTCGCCATTTGCGCAGCGACGGTCAGACGTTGCGCCTGGATACCTGGGCGGACCATGGCTACTGGCTGCTCCTGCCGCTGTTGTTGCTGGCCGCCTGCGCCGGACGGCGCGGCTGGCTGTTCTGCCTGCCGTGGGTGTTCATGGTGCCGCAAACCGGTCATGCCTTCGAACTCCAGGACCTGTGGCTGCGCCCCGATCAACAAGGCCAGCACCTGCTCAAGCAGAAGCGTCCGGCCGAGGCTGCCGTCCACTTCGAGGACCACCAATGGCAAGGTGTGGCCCTGTATGAAGCCGGTGCCTACAGCGAAGCCGCTCGCCGCTTTGCCGAGGGCAACGACGCCCGCGCCCACTACAACCGCGGCAACGCCCTGGCCAAAAGCGGCGAACTGGACGCCGCGCTGGATGCGTACGAGCAAGCGCTGGAGTTGCAACCGGACCTGCGTCCGGCCCAAACCAACAAAGCACTGGTGCAGAGCCTGCTCAAAGAGCAGACAGCAAAACCTGCCGAACCTGAACCCAGTGAAAGTGAGCAGCCAGGGCCCGCCGAGCAAGCACCGAACGCCAATGCCCAGGCACAAACTTCTGCGCCGGGACAGCCCTCCTCCGAAGCGACCGCGACACCGGAACAATCCCAGGGACCCCAGGCAGCGCAACCGCCTGGTGCCCAGGATGTGCCGGGCAGCGAGTTGCCTGATGAGCGGACCACGACCCCACCACTGCGCCCCGCGGCCGGCCAGCGCAACGACGAAGAACAGCGCCAGGCACTGGAACAATGGCTGCGCCAGATCCCGGATAATCCGGGCGAACTGCTCAGACGTAAATTCTGGTATGAACAGCAAAGCCATCAGGCCCAGGGAAAAACCCCATGA
- a CDS encoding vWA domain-containing protein codes for MFEFAWPWIFALLPLPWLMRLVLPAADSGEPALRVSFLGDLEGLVGRRARSNLPTWRQQAPFILLWLLLLIAAARPQWLGEPLPIAASGRDLLVAVDVSGSMDFPDMRWQDEEISRLALVQHLLGDFLESREGDRVGLILFGSQAYLQAPLTFDRRTVRLWLDEARIGIAGKNTAIGDAIGLALKRLRQRPANSRVLILVTDGANNGGEIDPLTAARLAAEEDVKIYPIGIGADPEESGTAGFVGVNPSLDLDEATLREIAQTTGGQYFRAQDGQQLLAIKTTLDQLEPVTQQPTQARPAQALYQWPLAVALLLSVLLVARERWPDNPLQRLFTQPLFQPAEHSEWRRRLKRMRLGKRR; via the coding sequence ATGTTTGAGTTCGCCTGGCCGTGGATTTTCGCGCTGTTGCCGCTGCCCTGGCTGATGCGCCTGGTGCTGCCGGCGGCCGACAGTGGCGAGCCGGCCCTCAGGGTCAGTTTCCTGGGCGACCTCGAAGGTCTCGTGGGGCGCCGGGCCCGAAGCAATCTGCCGACCTGGCGTCAGCAGGCACCCTTCATCCTGCTCTGGCTGCTGTTGCTGATTGCCGCTGCCCGCCCGCAATGGTTGGGTGAGCCGTTGCCGATCGCTGCCAGCGGTCGTGACCTGTTGGTGGCGGTGGATGTCTCGGGGTCCATGGACTTTCCCGATATGCGCTGGCAAGACGAGGAAATCAGTCGCCTCGCGCTGGTCCAGCACCTGCTGGGAGATTTTCTCGAGAGCCGCGAAGGTGATCGGGTCGGCCTGATCCTGTTCGGCAGCCAGGCCTACCTCCAGGCACCGCTGACCTTCGACCGTCGCACCGTGCGGCTGTGGCTGGATGAAGCGCGCATCGGCATCGCCGGCAAGAACACCGCTATCGGCGACGCCATCGGCCTGGCGCTCAAGCGCCTGCGTCAACGTCCGGCAAACAGCCGCGTGCTGATCCTGGTGACCGATGGCGCCAACAACGGCGGGGAAATCGACCCGCTGACCGCCGCGCGGCTGGCCGCCGAAGAAGACGTGAAGATCTACCCGATTGGCATTGGCGCCGATCCGGAAGAAAGTGGCACAGCAGGGTTTGTCGGGGTCAACCCGAGCCTGGACCTCGACGAAGCGACACTCAGGGAAATTGCCCAAACCACGGGCGGCCAGTATTTCCGCGCCCAGGATGGCCAACAACTGTTGGCGATCAAGACCACCCTCGACCAGCTCGAACCGGTGACCCAACAGCCGACCCAGGCGCGCCCCGCCCAGGCACTTTACCAATGGCCCCTGGCCGTTGCGCTGCTGCTGAGCGTTTTGCTGGTAGCCCGGGAACGCTGGCCGGACAACCCTCTGCAGCGGCTGTTCACCCAGCCATTGTTCCAACCGGCAGAGCATTCCGAGTGGCGCCGTCGACTCAAGCGCATGCGCCTGGGGAAACGCCGATGA
- a CDS encoding DUF4381 domain-containing protein: MSSLDQLQPLITPPPIGFWPPAPGWWLLLVVLPLLGLGLWQLRRFLPAKRSTVRAEQPLDPARLAALAELAQLPKPYDGAPAGAWLQQLNGLLKRLCRNHYPYSQSHTLNGRKWLAFLDNRCPAAGLTRWMVLVEGAYKPECKLDDKAIAGLTQAVEIWIRKHV; encoded by the coding sequence ATGAGCAGTCTCGATCAACTGCAGCCACTGATCACGCCGCCACCCATCGGCTTCTGGCCTCCCGCGCCGGGCTGGTGGCTGCTGCTGGTGGTATTGCCGTTGCTGGGGCTTGGACTGTGGCAATTGCGCCGGTTCCTTCCCGCCAAGCGCTCCACCGTGCGCGCCGAGCAACCCCTGGACCCGGCGCGCCTGGCCGCGCTGGCGGAACTCGCCCAACTGCCCAAACCCTACGATGGCGCCCCTGCCGGCGCCTGGCTGCAACAGCTCAACGGGCTGCTCAAGCGCCTGTGTCGCAACCACTACCCGTACAGCCAGAGTCACACCCTCAACGGACGTAAATGGCTGGCTTTCCTGGATAACCGCTGCCCGGCGGCAGGCCTGACCCGCTGGATGGTGCTGGTGGAAGGCGCCTACAAGCCCGAATGCAAGCTCGATGACAAAGCCATTGCCGGCCTGACCCAGGCCGTCGAAATCTGGATTCGCAAACATGTTTGA
- a CDS encoding DUF58 domain-containing protein — translation MNNPLAPVPGIRVSLSELIEMRHRVREVQLFSTPGQRSPLIGLHHSKLRGRGVDFDQVRVYQAGDDVRTIDWRVTARTQEPHTKLFHEERERPIFIMIEQSHRLFFGSGLMFKSVLAAQAASLIGWAALGHNDRVGGLVFGDNTHYEVKPRRSKQSLLQLLNRLVRVNQSLHTEGEADRDSFGNALRRAREVLRPGSLVIVICDERALSDSAEQQLSLLSRHCDLLLLPLSDPLDHALPAAGLLRFAQRGAQLELDTLNFELRQTYRAQAEARQERWELLAQKLRILLMPLSTQGDMVEQLREYLNPKRSGKSR, via the coding sequence ATGAACAACCCACTGGCGCCCGTACCGGGCATCCGCGTCAGCCTTTCGGAGCTGATCGAGATGCGCCATCGCGTGCGTGAAGTGCAGTTGTTCTCGACGCCGGGCCAACGTAGCCCACTGATCGGCCTGCACCACTCCAAACTGCGCGGGCGCGGCGTGGATTTCGATCAGGTGCGGGTCTATCAGGCCGGCGACGACGTACGCACCATTGACTGGCGCGTGACCGCTCGTACTCAGGAGCCCCACACCAAGCTGTTTCATGAGGAGCGGGAGCGGCCGATCTTCATCATGATCGAGCAAAGCCATCGGCTGTTCTTCGGCTCGGGGCTGATGTTCAAGTCGGTGCTCGCGGCCCAGGCCGCCAGCCTGATCGGCTGGGCCGCGCTGGGGCACAACGACCGGGTCGGCGGGCTGGTGTTCGGAGATAACACCCATTACGAGGTCAAGCCTCGGCGCAGCAAACAGAGCCTTCTGCAACTGCTGAACCGCCTGGTGCGGGTCAATCAATCGCTGCATACCGAGGGCGAAGCGGACCGCGATTCGTTCGGCAACGCCTTGCGCCGGGCCCGGGAAGTATTGCGCCCTGGCAGCCTGGTGATCGTGATTTGCGATGAGCGCGCGCTGTCCGACAGCGCCGAGCAACAGTTGAGCCTGCTGTCACGCCATTGCGACCTGTTGCTGTTGCCGCTTTCGGATCCGCTGGATCACGCCCTGCCCGCCGCCGGATTGCTGCGTTTCGCCCAGCGCGGCGCGCAGTTGGAACTCGACACCCTGAATTTCGAACTGCGCCAGACCTATCGCGCCCAGGCCGAGGCGCGCCAGGAGCGCTGGGAATTGCTGGCCCAGAAGCTGCGGATTCTGCTCATGCCCCTGAGCACCCAGGGCGACATGGTCGAACAGCTACGCGAATACCTGAACCCCAAGCGGTCGGGGAAAAGCCGATGA
- a CDS encoding AAA family ATPase → MEHREALLALRTFLSTQILGQEKLIERLLIALLADGHMLVEGAPGLAKTKAIKELAEGIEAQFHRIQFTPDLLPADITGTEIYRPETGSFVFQQGPIFHNLVLADEINRAPAKVQSALLEAMAERQVSVGRSTYELSPLFLVMATQNPIEQEGTYPLPEAQLDRFLMHVKIGFPDAAVERRILQQARGEALHGETKPERRVSQQAIFSARKEILGLYMADAVEEYLVQLVMATRTPAKFDPEMAEWIAYGASPRGSIALDRCARAHAWLAGRDFVSPEDIQAVLFDVLRHRIILSFEAEAAGIDQDRVVQRILDVVAVA, encoded by the coding sequence ATGGAACATCGTGAAGCGCTGCTGGCGCTGCGAACCTTTCTTTCAACGCAGATCCTCGGCCAGGAAAAACTCATCGAGCGTCTGCTCATCGCCCTGCTCGCTGACGGCCACATGCTGGTGGAAGGCGCGCCGGGGCTGGCCAAGACCAAGGCCATCAAAGAGCTGGCCGAGGGCATTGAAGCGCAGTTCCATCGTATTCAGTTCACCCCCGACCTGCTGCCCGCCGACATTACCGGCACGGAAATCTACCGCCCGGAAACCGGCAGTTTCGTGTTCCAGCAGGGGCCGATCTTCCACAACCTGGTGCTGGCGGACGAAATCAACCGTGCCCCGGCCAAGGTCCAGTCGGCCTTGCTCGAAGCAATGGCCGAGCGCCAGGTCAGCGTCGGGCGCAGCACGTACGAGCTGTCGCCCCTGTTTTTGGTGATGGCCACGCAAAACCCGATCGAGCAGGAAGGCACCTACCCGCTGCCCGAGGCCCAGCTCGACCGCTTCCTGATGCACGTCAAGATCGGCTTCCCGGATGCCGCGGTGGAGCGTCGTATTCTGCAGCAGGCCCGAGGTGAAGCGCTGCACGGCGAAACCAAGCCCGAGCGCCGCGTGAGCCAGCAGGCTATTTTCTCCGCACGCAAGGAGATCCTCGGGTTGTACATGGCCGACGCCGTGGAGGAATACCTGGTGCAACTGGTCATGGCCACCCGTACGCCGGCCAAGTTCGACCCGGAAATGGCCGAATGGATCGCCTACGGCGCCAGCCCGCGAGGCTCCATTGCCCTGGACCGCTGCGCCCGTGCCCACGCCTGGCTCGCCGGCCGCGACTTCGTCAGCCCCGAAGACATCCAGGCCGTGCTGTTCGACGTGCTGCGCCATCGCATCATTCTGTCGTTCGAAGCCGAAGCTGCCGGTATTGACCAGGACCGCGTCGTGCAGCGGATTCTCGACGTCGTCGCCGTCGCTTGA
- a CDS encoding ATP-binding cassette domain-containing protein, translating to MHPMQTLIRTACKKHTTLLASTIATILVLKLIALAPPLLLGAIVDTLYGEKHATVNLMLTLTAGLVLAGCVQAIISPLQIHFLSKLVQQIIMAASIEWLANLMRKEFARFNSWRIGHFIKSVERGITAHEQLLTFFVTVGLPLCLEFLIVGGAFFYMGGIEVFVSMTGLGFIYLIVSHKIIRWRRKHIDAVNEQEDELSAHLYNTLNAGKAIKLENAESTATQPLNEAFKCYANTAVTAATSGGFLSAAKILFVSLSTGGLLGWGVVDQLSNQPSISVGQLVAIFSIAGSYLLNIAALTEGYRVLDQFLADQRRLQSLLLLPNFDHGNRQSEVNFRGASTLILDPCVLTENGDVRLSITQSLRFTQGQSVAIIGQSGAGKSTLLEVLAGLDQETRNQLSIDATPVSQLNPRAHLSALRYCPQQPCFLEGLFERSVLFGVKASPHLDQAIRRLQLQDIVCERNISEHASNISGGEAKRLSLLRLINRPGRFNLFDEPSASIEPGLTDSLWDLLFDTFAERGLICVTHDFEHLQRFDRVIVLRDGAIVDDGCWQELADRPAIKLLLNDFQDTALAGIQE from the coding sequence ATGCATCCTATGCAAACGCTCATTAGAACTGCCTGCAAAAAACATACGACTCTTCTGGCATCCACCATTGCAACAATCCTGGTGCTCAAGCTCATCGCACTCGCCCCACCTTTGCTCCTGGGGGCAATCGTCGACACCCTGTACGGCGAGAAACATGCAACCGTCAACCTAATGCTCACTCTTACGGCAGGCCTTGTGCTCGCTGGGTGCGTGCAGGCAATTATCAGCCCGCTACAGATCCATTTCCTATCCAAGCTTGTCCAGCAAATTATCATGGCCGCATCTATTGAATGGCTGGCAAACCTTATGCGCAAGGAATTTGCCCGGTTCAATTCATGGCGAATCGGTCACTTCATAAAGTCGGTGGAGCGTGGAATTACCGCTCACGAACAACTATTGACGTTTTTTGTTACCGTCGGACTGCCGCTGTGCCTGGAGTTCTTGATCGTTGGCGGCGCTTTTTTTTACATGGGTGGCATTGAAGTTTTTGTGAGCATGACGGGTCTAGGATTTATCTACCTGATTGTCAGCCACAAAATTATCAGATGGCGCAGGAAGCACATTGACGCTGTCAACGAGCAGGAAGATGAATTGAGCGCCCACCTATACAACACGCTCAATGCAGGCAAAGCAATAAAGCTGGAAAACGCCGAGTCAACCGCCACACAGCCGTTGAATGAGGCCTTCAAATGCTATGCCAATACTGCGGTGACCGCGGCAACCTCGGGTGGTTTCTTGAGCGCTGCCAAGATTCTGTTCGTCAGCCTCTCCACGGGCGGATTACTGGGATGGGGGGTTGTTGATCAACTGTCGAACCAGCCCAGTATCAGTGTCGGACAACTGGTGGCCATTTTTTCCATCGCCGGCAGTTACTTACTCAATATCGCCGCGTTAACGGAGGGCTATCGTGTGCTGGATCAGTTTCTTGCCGATCAGCGTCGACTTCAAAGCCTGCTTTTGCTCCCAAATTTTGACCATGGCAATCGGCAATCGGAAGTCAATTTTCGAGGGGCATCGACACTGATTCTGGATCCGTGCGTACTGACCGAAAATGGCGACGTTCGCTTGTCGATCACGCAAAGCCTGAGATTTACTCAAGGTCAATCCGTGGCGATCATCGGCCAGAGCGGTGCGGGCAAATCCACCTTGTTGGAAGTTCTCGCTGGTCTTGATCAAGAAACGCGAAATCAGTTGAGCATCGACGCAACTCCCGTTTCGCAACTGAATCCTCGCGCCCACTTGAGTGCATTGAGGTACTGCCCTCAGCAGCCCTGTTTTCTCGAAGGTCTCTTTGAAAGGTCCGTTCTGTTTGGCGTTAAAGCGTCGCCTCACCTCGACCAGGCAATACGACGACTGCAGCTACAGGACATTGTCTGTGAACGGAACATCAGTGAACACGCATCGAATATTTCTGGCGGTGAAGCCAAGCGTCTGTCACTGCTGCGTCTGATCAACAGGCCTGGGCGATTCAATTTGTTCGATGAACCCAGTGCATCAATCGAGCCCGGGTTGACCGACTCCCTATGGGACTTGCTGTTCGATACCTTCGCAGAACGCGGGCTAATTTGTGTCACTCATGATTTCGAGCATCTACAGCGCTTTGATCGGGTCATCGTCCTGCGCGACGGCGCGATTGTTGACGACGGGTGTTGGCAGGAGCTGGCCGACAGACCGGCAATCAAATTGTTGCTCAATGACTTTCAGGACACGGCACTAGCAGGCATACAGGAATAG